In one Dermatophilaceae bacterium Sec6.4 genomic region, the following are encoded:
- a CDS encoding acetyl-CoA C-acetyltransferase: MSPRDVFVLGGNRIPFARSGSKYLKASNQDMLTAAIDGLVARYHLQGERLGEVAAGAVIKHSRDFNLTRECVLGSHLSPTTPAYDLQQACGTGLEATVLVANKIALGQIESGIAGGSDTTSDAPLAVNDNLRRTLMKVNYAKTPQQRVSALLKIRPSQLLPEQPRNGEPRTGLSMGDHMAITTQAWHITREAQDELTVASHQHLAAAYDRGFFDDLVTPYLGVTRDQNLRPDSSVQKLSTLKPVFGRGEGATMTAGNSTPLSDGASTVLLGSGDWAKERNLTPLARFVDAETAAVDYVFGDEGLLMAPPYAIARLLARNNLSLQDFDFYEIHEAFASTVLCHLAAMADPAFCKDRLGLDEPLGAIDRSKLNVVGSSLAVGHPFAATGARIVATLAKLLHERGSGRGLISICAAGGLGIVAILEAAE, encoded by the coding sequence ATGAGTCCACGCGATGTTTTCGTGCTCGGCGGCAACCGCATCCCCTTCGCCCGATCGGGTAGCAAATACCTGAAGGCTTCCAATCAGGACATGTTGACTGCTGCGATCGACGGCCTGGTCGCGCGCTACCACCTGCAGGGTGAGCGGCTGGGTGAAGTAGCAGCCGGGGCCGTCATCAAGCACTCGCGTGACTTCAATCTGACGCGGGAGTGCGTGCTCGGTTCGCACCTGTCGCCGACCACCCCGGCTTATGACCTGCAGCAAGCCTGCGGAACCGGTCTTGAAGCCACGGTGCTCGTCGCCAACAAGATCGCGCTCGGCCAGATCGAGTCGGGGATTGCGGGCGGTTCTGACACGACGTCGGATGCGCCGCTCGCCGTCAACGACAACCTGCGTAGGACGCTGATGAAGGTCAACTACGCGAAGACTCCCCAGCAGCGGGTGTCGGCCCTGCTCAAGATCCGCCCTTCGCAACTTTTACCGGAGCAGCCCCGCAACGGCGAGCCGCGCACCGGCCTCTCCATGGGTGACCACATGGCGATCACGACCCAGGCGTGGCACATCACCCGTGAGGCGCAGGACGAACTCACGGTGGCCAGTCATCAGCACCTGGCGGCGGCATACGACCGCGGATTCTTCGACGACCTGGTGACGCCTTACCTCGGTGTGACTCGCGATCAGAACCTGCGCCCGGACAGTTCGGTGCAGAAGTTGTCCACTCTGAAACCGGTCTTCGGTCGGGGCGAGGGCGCCACGATGACAGCAGGCAACTCCACGCCACTCTCCGACGGCGCATCGACGGTGCTCCTCGGATCGGGGGACTGGGCGAAGGAGCGCAACCTGACTCCGCTGGCCCGGTTCGTCGATGCCGAGACGGCGGCGGTCGATTACGTCTTCGGTGACGAAGGCCTGCTGATGGCGCCGCCGTATGCCATCGCCCGATTGCTCGCGCGTAACAATCTTTCACTTCAGGACTTCGACTTCTACGAAATCCATGAAGCGTTCGCATCGACCGTGTTGTGTCATCTTGCTGCTATGGCGGACCCGGCATTCTGTAAGGACCGGTTGGGTCTGGACGAGCCGCTCGGCGCGATCGACCGCAGCAAGCTCAACGTCGTGGGCTCCTCGCTCGCGGTCGGCCACCCGTTCGCGGCTACCGGGGCCCGCATTGTGGCGACGCTTGCGAAGCTGTTGCACGAGAGGGGTTCCGGGCGTGGGCTGATCTCGATTTGCGCAGCGGGCGGTCTCGGCATCGTCGCAATCCTGGAGGCAGCGGAATGA
- a CDS encoding YceI family protein yields MTVTGSDDVLQQLPPGTYRVDPTRSNVRYTGRHMFGLGGVQATFAVAAGLLEVAEPASGSSIQLTVDPATFTSDKTRRDLHVRSKTLLDVEQYPEISFHSTAVRADGDQWVVIGDVTAHGSTQPVEITVDRVTASGTDVTVHAVATLDRYAFGVTGVKGMAGRQVALEFDLTAARTSTSAESS; encoded by the coding sequence ATGACTGTCACCGGTTCTGACGATGTTCTGCAACAGCTACCCCCAGGCACGTACCGGGTCGACCCGACTCGTTCGAATGTTCGTTACACCGGACGACATATGTTCGGACTGGGCGGTGTACAGGCAACCTTCGCCGTCGCCGCGGGCCTGCTCGAGGTTGCCGAACCGGCCTCCGGCTCGTCGATCCAACTCACGGTTGACCCGGCGACGTTCACATCGGACAAGACGCGGCGAGACCTGCACGTCAGGTCCAAGACGCTGCTGGACGTCGAGCAGTACCCGGAAATCTCGTTTCACAGCACCGCCGTGCGCGCGGACGGTGACCAATGGGTGGTGATCGGGGATGTCACGGCACACGGCAGCACCCAACCGGTCGAGATCACCGTCGATCGAGTCACCGCCTCCGGGACCGACGTAACCGTCCACGCCGTCGCAACGCTGGACAGATACGCCTTCGGCGTGACCGGGGTCAAGGGTATGGCCGGCCGGCAGGTGGCCCTGGAGTTCGATCTCACCGCTGCAAGGACGTCGACGTCTGCGGAGAGCTCGTAA
- a CDS encoding MaoC/PaaZ C-terminal domain-containing protein: MSTEDGRLQLPTVGAQLPARVIHLDRATLVRYAGASGDFNTIHWDQQSATAVGLPDVIAHGMLTMGSAVQVVVDWVGDAGRVTHYSVRFSAPVPVPHDSGADLLVEAAVKSVDEAAVSAVVELMVTCGGAKVLTRALATVSFA; the protein is encoded by the coding sequence ATGAGTACCGAGGATGGACGGCTGCAGTTGCCAACTGTCGGGGCACAGCTGCCCGCACGGGTCATTCACCTGGACCGGGCCACCCTCGTCCGGTATGCCGGTGCCAGCGGTGACTTCAACACCATCCACTGGGACCAGCAGTCCGCAACGGCCGTGGGGCTGCCCGACGTCATCGCGCACGGCATGCTCACGATGGGCAGCGCGGTACAGGTGGTCGTTGACTGGGTTGGCGACGCGGGGCGGGTGACGCACTACTCGGTGCGGTTCAGCGCTCCGGTCCCGGTCCCGCACGACAGTGGCGCGGACCTGCTGGTCGAGGCGGCGGTGAAGTCGGTGGATGAAGCCGCCGTGAGTGCTGTCGTCGAGCTGATGGTGACGTGCGGTGGGGCGAAGGTCCTGACCCGCGCGCTCGCAACCGTCTCGTTTGCCTGA
- a CDS encoding aminoglycoside phosphotransferase family protein: MEIHHLLVIDPAGAHECIALPGPVMDPTCFAELVAVLGPGRNADPAGPPLRAPGHVVHRVRGRVSGPSSTIPEELTRVVSTALQQEHGGPIPGARAPWCRQGWSQQTAAWLEEVLAQRGAHRTGESTVVKSWGLSHVEQIPTSEGVRYLKASSALFAHEPAIAAWLADLAPGLVPGVLALDEARSCLLMQALPPAQPALTPEQKRMATCTAMARLQVAVAGRNDELRATGAPERGLTGTGLELSDMLSTGIPAEQLEGRRHRELKDGLDRALGLLDGLAACGLPDVLVHGDLYPANVVVSVDGAVVFDWSDACLGHPMLDLAHLCARQPRTVRPARSELDWDAPWVQAYLKPWRVGYPESVLRRALQLADVADFAFQAVTYQRIQTSLEPDARQNSGGATMRALGALVDNLPVPRAP; encoded by the coding sequence GTGGAGATCCACCATCTGCTCGTGATCGACCCGGCCGGTGCTCACGAATGCATCGCCCTGCCGGGCCCGGTGATGGACCCCACCTGTTTCGCCGAGCTCGTCGCAGTCCTCGGCCCCGGGCGCAACGCCGACCCGGCTGGTCCGCCGCTGCGAGCGCCCGGTCACGTGGTGCATCGGGTGCGCGGCCGGGTGTCGGGCCCTTCGTCCACGATTCCTGAAGAGCTGACGCGGGTGGTGTCGACTGCGCTCCAGCAGGAGCACGGTGGGCCCATCCCGGGCGCACGCGCCCCGTGGTGTCGCCAGGGGTGGTCGCAGCAGACCGCAGCATGGCTCGAGGAGGTCCTCGCGCAGCGTGGAGCGCACCGCACGGGAGAGTCGACGGTCGTGAAGTCGTGGGGTCTTTCACACGTGGAGCAGATCCCCACCAGCGAGGGCGTCCGCTACCTCAAGGCCTCATCCGCTCTGTTCGCCCATGAGCCGGCCATCGCCGCGTGGCTCGCCGATCTCGCTCCGGGCCTGGTGCCTGGCGTACTGGCGCTCGATGAGGCGCGGTCCTGCCTGCTCATGCAGGCCCTGCCTCCCGCACAACCGGCGCTGACGCCAGAGCAGAAGCGAATGGCGACGTGTACTGCCATGGCGCGCCTGCAGGTGGCCGTCGCGGGGAGGAACGACGAGCTGCGCGCCACCGGTGCACCAGAGCGCGGACTGACCGGTACCGGGCTCGAGCTCAGCGACATGCTGAGCACCGGTATCCCCGCCGAACAGCTGGAAGGCAGGCGCCACCGGGAGCTGAAAGACGGCCTGGACCGGGCTCTCGGTCTGCTCGATGGGCTGGCGGCGTGCGGGCTGCCCGACGTACTGGTGCACGGCGATCTGTACCCCGCCAACGTGGTGGTCAGCGTCGACGGAGCGGTGGTGTTCGACTGGTCGGATGCCTGCCTCGGGCACCCGATGCTCGACCTGGCGCACCTGTGCGCGCGCCAACCCCGCACAGTCCGCCCTGCGCGGTCCGAACTGGACTGGGATGCACCCTGGGTGCAGGCCTACCTGAAGCCGTGGCGCGTGGGTTACCCGGAGTCCGTCCTGCGCCGGGCTCTACAACTCGCAGATGTGGCGGACTTCGCATTTCAGGCCGTCACCTACCAGCGGATCCAGACCTCACTGGAGCCCGATGCGCGTCAGAACTCCGGCGGTGCCACGATGCGGGCCCTGGGCGCCTTGGTGGACAACCTCCCGGTCCCGCGCGCTCCGTGA
- a CDS encoding acyl-CoA dehydrogenase codes for MSTTSPPQSESEPPQATDVAQDTTTALASPSAVAPAPGVSPVAQQIRRALDGAWFELREKARAELQPEDLLGEPGQPVEQQRERVLAQLLRVADQGYGRIGFPVEYGGIYDYGASCVLFEMQAFGDLSLLVKTGVQFGLFGGAVTRLGTHRHFEAYLEDIMTAKLLGCFAMTEVGHGSNVQHLETLARYDHATGEIVLDSPTESSVKTYIGNAARDGRMAVVFAQLSTEKNGRTEHGVHAMMVPIRDVDGGPMPGVVIGDNGDKAGLPGVDNGTLAFHGVRVPKANLLNAFGDIDDAGHYVSDIENPNRRFFTMLGTLVRGRICVGGGSGAAAKKALAIAIRYGQVRRQFEAPGAEQETIVLDYLAHQRKLLPRLAKSYALSFAQNAVTEMLQELHGTAPVDGQERDEDAGRELEARVAGLKAVTTWHAVDTIQTCREACGGAGYLADNQLGQMRADVDVFATFEGDNTVLMQLVAKGLLTEYAEVWGGLGGPELVAKVSKQIASGVLERTTGRIGIQRLVDLAKGRDSESAMDDHGWQLSMFEQRADHALSTLGMRLRKANKENGFELFNNAQDHVLFAARTHIDAIVLEESQAAHAQLADGPAKDLLGTTLSLYALSSIEADKAWFIEHGRLNTTRSRLVTATVNELCRELRGHVTDLVDALGIPDDLITAPIAQR; via the coding sequence ATGAGCACCACTTCGCCACCGCAATCCGAATCCGAGCCACCGCAGGCGACGGATGTCGCACAGGACACGACCACGGCGTTGGCCAGCCCTTCGGCAGTCGCACCTGCCCCCGGAGTTTCCCCGGTGGCGCAGCAGATCCGTCGCGCCCTGGACGGCGCGTGGTTCGAACTGCGCGAGAAGGCTCGCGCAGAGCTGCAGCCCGAGGACCTGCTCGGCGAACCCGGTCAGCCGGTGGAGCAGCAGCGCGAGCGTGTGCTCGCGCAGTTGCTCCGCGTGGCCGACCAGGGCTATGGCAGGATCGGCTTCCCCGTCGAATACGGCGGCATCTACGACTACGGCGCCTCCTGCGTGCTGTTCGAGATGCAGGCCTTCGGGGATCTGTCGCTACTGGTCAAGACGGGCGTGCAGTTCGGGCTGTTCGGCGGAGCGGTGACGCGTCTGGGCACCCACCGGCACTTCGAGGCATACCTCGAAGACATCATGACTGCGAAGCTGCTCGGTTGCTTTGCGATGACGGAGGTCGGGCACGGCAGCAACGTGCAACACCTGGAAACGCTCGCCCGCTACGACCACGCCACCGGTGAGATCGTGCTGGACTCCCCTACCGAATCGTCCGTGAAGACCTACATCGGCAACGCTGCGCGCGATGGCCGGATGGCCGTCGTCTTCGCGCAGCTGAGCACCGAGAAAAATGGCCGCACAGAACACGGCGTGCACGCCATGATGGTGCCGATCCGCGATGTGGACGGAGGGCCGATGCCCGGTGTCGTCATCGGCGACAACGGCGACAAGGCCGGGTTGCCCGGCGTCGACAACGGGACCCTCGCCTTCCACGGTGTGCGGGTGCCCAAGGCAAACCTGCTCAACGCGTTCGGCGATATCGACGACGCCGGGCACTATGTCTCCGACATCGAGAACCCCAACCGTCGGTTCTTCACCATGCTCGGCACGCTCGTGCGAGGTCGGATCTGCGTCGGCGGCGGCTCCGGGGCAGCCGCCAAGAAGGCCCTCGCCATTGCCATCCGGTACGGCCAGGTCCGTCGCCAGTTCGAGGCACCCGGCGCCGAGCAGGAGACCATCGTGCTGGACTACCTCGCGCACCAGCGCAAACTGCTGCCCCGCCTGGCCAAGTCGTATGCGTTGAGCTTTGCCCAGAACGCCGTGACGGAGATGCTGCAGGAGCTGCACGGCACTGCGCCGGTGGACGGGCAGGAGCGCGACGAGGACGCCGGACGCGAGCTGGAAGCACGCGTCGCGGGGCTGAAGGCAGTCACCACCTGGCATGCCGTGGACACGATCCAGACCTGTCGCGAGGCTTGCGGCGGCGCTGGCTACCTCGCAGACAACCAGCTCGGTCAGATGCGCGCCGACGTCGATGTCTTCGCGACGTTCGAGGGTGACAACACCGTCCTGATGCAGCTGGTCGCCAAAGGCCTGCTGACCGAGTACGCCGAGGTCTGGGGTGGCCTGGGCGGCCCGGAACTTGTGGCCAAGGTGAGCAAGCAGATCGCCAGCGGCGTGTTGGAGCGCACGACTGGACGGATCGGCATCCAGCGCCTGGTTGATCTCGCGAAAGGACGCGACAGCGAGAGCGCCATGGACGACCACGGTTGGCAGCTGTCCATGTTCGAGCAGCGCGCCGACCACGCCCTGTCGACGCTGGGCATGCGGCTACGTAAAGCGAACAAGGAGAACGGCTTCGAGCTGTTCAACAACGCTCAGGACCACGTGCTCTTCGCGGCGCGCACACACATCGACGCGATCGTCCTGGAGGAGTCGCAGGCCGCACACGCACAGCTGGCCGACGGTCCGGCCAAGGACCTGCTCGGAACCACGCTCAGCTTGTACGCGCTGAGTTCGATCGAGGCCGACAAGGCCTGGTTCATCGAGCACGGCCGGCTGAACACCACCCGGTCGCGGCTGGTTACCGCGACGGTCAACGAGCTGTGCCGCGAGCTACGTGGGCACGTCACCGATCTGGTGGACGCCCTCGGAATTCCCGATGATCTGATCACGGCGCCGATCGCGCAACGCTGA
- a CDS encoding class F sortase: MNEQRRLRSRSIGIGLLCACLVLAGAVAIVWGLHRPPHNGPIALPTSTATTASTVPETSNGGTPNSTPAPTSATTTPAVAPSLPTKVDIPSITEGSPLLRLGTTTAGEIAVPTDKLADDAGWYTGSPMPGADGPAVIVGHSTSSRGAAVFYKLAQVKVGAEVRVTTKNGKVLVFTVYKVASYPKTNFPTNTVYANTTGPELRVVTCGGTFDTQTGHLRNNTVVYAKLTA; the protein is encoded by the coding sequence ATGAATGAGCAGAGACGTCTACGTAGTCGCAGTATCGGTATCGGGCTTTTGTGCGCATGCCTGGTTCTGGCCGGAGCTGTCGCGATCGTGTGGGGCCTGCACCGGCCCCCGCACAACGGGCCCATTGCCTTGCCCACCTCGACGGCCACCACTGCTTCGACGGTGCCCGAAACGAGCAACGGCGGCACGCCGAACTCAACACCGGCTCCCACCAGCGCCACGACGACACCGGCAGTGGCCCCGTCGCTACCGACGAAGGTCGACATCCCCAGCATCACCGAGGGGTCACCCCTGCTGCGGTTGGGCACCACGACTGCCGGGGAGATCGCCGTACCGACCGACAAACTGGCTGATGATGCCGGGTGGTACACCGGGTCGCCGATGCCCGGCGCGGATGGGCCAGCCGTGATCGTGGGGCACTCCACCAGCTCCCGCGGTGCAGCGGTGTTCTACAAGTTGGCGCAAGTCAAGGTCGGTGCTGAGGTGCGCGTCACGACCAAGAACGGGAAGGTGCTGGTGTTCACCGTGTACAAGGTGGCCAGCTACCCCAAGACCAACTTCCCGACCAACACCGTTTACGCGAACACGACCGGCCCCGAACTACGTGTGGTCACCTGTGGGGGCACCTTCGATACCCAGACAGGTCATCTCCGTAACAACACCGTCGTCTACGCCAAACTGACCGCCTGA
- a CDS encoding 3-oxoacyl-ACP reductase: MTDTLTNLVNQGIGKKIAVQLGLPRPTILRRYEPGQPLVEGSIAVGGIPVDGAAPNIAALQSILTEAKAVHVRATADTTYDGKLAGVVFDASDARTLDQLEQLRAVLGPALKALGKNGRLVMLGTPPAELNDSEAAATQQALDGITRSLGKEMRAGGTANLLWVAQDAHGDQAVLDAPVRFLLSSRSAYVSGQPIRVLAAPAGASVDPHAPLTGQVAVITGAARGIGAQIARVFARAGADVIAVDVPAAGDALATIANEIGGTALQLDVTAVDAGQRIAAAVSRRGGTLDVMVHNAGITRDKLFVNTDAARWGSVLDVNLRSQFRMNKVLLDPATEGGLRDGGRIVSVASISGIGGNRGQSNYAASKAGVIGMVRQLSQELAPRNITVNAVAPGFIETEMTARIPVATREVGRRLNSLLQGGQPVDVAEAIAFFAEPGACGVTGQVLRVCGQSQLGA; this comes from the coding sequence ATGACCGACACCCTGACGAATCTGGTCAATCAAGGCATCGGCAAGAAGATCGCGGTCCAGCTCGGGCTGCCACGTCCGACGATCCTGCGCCGATACGAGCCGGGCCAGCCGCTGGTCGAGGGCAGCATCGCGGTGGGCGGTATCCCGGTCGACGGCGCGGCACCGAACATCGCTGCTTTGCAGAGCATCCTGACCGAAGCGAAGGCTGTCCACGTCCGGGCGACAGCCGACACGACCTACGACGGAAAGCTCGCCGGGGTCGTCTTCGACGCCTCTGATGCACGCACATTGGACCAGTTGGAGCAGTTACGCGCCGTACTCGGTCCGGCGTTGAAGGCGCTGGGCAAGAACGGCCGGTTGGTGATGCTCGGTACCCCGCCGGCCGAGTTGAATGACAGCGAAGCGGCTGCCACCCAGCAGGCGTTGGACGGCATCACCCGCTCGCTCGGTAAAGAGATGCGCGCCGGAGGCACCGCAAATCTGCTGTGGGTGGCGCAGGATGCGCATGGGGACCAGGCCGTGCTCGACGCGCCGGTGCGGTTCCTGCTGTCCAGCCGCTCGGCCTACGTGTCCGGTCAACCGATCCGGGTGCTCGCAGCACCAGCGGGAGCGTCGGTCGATCCGCATGCGCCACTCACCGGTCAGGTGGCGGTCATCACGGGTGCTGCTCGCGGTATCGGCGCTCAGATCGCCCGTGTCTTTGCCCGGGCAGGTGCCGACGTGATCGCTGTGGACGTTCCCGCCGCGGGCGACGCACTCGCCACGATCGCCAACGAGATCGGTGGCACGGCACTGCAGCTGGACGTCACGGCGGTCGACGCCGGTCAGCGCATCGCAGCAGCCGTCAGTCGCCGCGGTGGCACGCTCGACGTGATGGTCCACAACGCCGGAATTACCCGGGACAAGCTTTTCGTCAACACCGACGCCGCCCGCTGGGGCAGCGTGCTGGACGTTAATCTCCGCAGCCAGTTCCGGATGAACAAAGTGTTGCTGGACCCGGCGACAGAGGGTGGTCTGCGCGATGGCGGCCGCATCGTCAGTGTCGCGTCCATCAGTGGCATCGGCGGGAACCGTGGTCAGTCCAACTATGCAGCCTCCAAGGCCGGTGTGATCGGGATGGTGCGGCAGCTGTCGCAGGAGCTTGCGCCCCGGAACATCACCGTCAATGCGGTGGCGCCGGGCTTCATCGAGACCGAGATGACGGCCAGGATCCCTGTGGCGACCCGTGAGGTCGGGCGCCGGTTGAATTCGTTGCTGCAGGGTGGTCAGCCGGTCGACGTGGCCGAGGCAATTGCGTTCTTCGCCGAACCCGGCGCCTGTGGCGTGACCGGGCAGGTGCTGCGGGTGTGCGGCCAGAGTCAGTTGGGGGCCTGA
- a CDS encoding MaoC family dehydratase N-terminal domain-containing protein has translation MAVNPAVQGKTYPSIAPYVVSRAKIAEFAMAIGATDAVHTDPRIARARGYADVIAPPTYAISIAQRAEYAVVADPAAAIDYSRVVHGEQKFDHHRPLVAGDEIIAATTVTKVRSAGGHSMVTLQTVITTVDGEPTTTATSLLVVRGSDGKDTEGKDDAGERA, from the coding sequence ATGGCTGTGAATCCTGCGGTGCAGGGCAAGACCTATCCGAGTATCGCGCCCTACGTCGTCTCGCGCGCCAAGATCGCCGAGTTCGCGATGGCGATCGGCGCGACCGACGCGGTGCATACCGATCCCCGGATTGCCCGGGCGCGCGGCTATGCCGACGTGATCGCGCCGCCGACGTATGCCATCAGCATCGCCCAACGCGCCGAGTACGCCGTCGTCGCGGACCCCGCAGCCGCGATCGACTACTCACGCGTCGTGCATGGTGAGCAGAAGTTCGACCATCACCGGCCGCTGGTCGCCGGCGACGAGATCATCGCGGCGACCACCGTGACCAAGGTGCGCTCGGCCGGTGGTCACTCCATGGTGACGTTGCAGACGGTCATCACCACGGTTGACGGCGAGCCCACCACGACTGCTACCTCGTTGCTGGTTGTTCGAGGCAGTGACGGCAAGGACACCGAGGGCAAGGACGACGCAGGGGAGCGCGCATGA
- a CDS encoding TetR family transcriptional regulator translates to MTATEHSTDITVESHPVESHPVGSHRVDGRDARWRAHREERRAQLTEDAIRAIRQHGAQVGMDEIAAVAGTSKTVIYRHLGDRLGMYLAVCASVDRLILANFGAALQTSGATHRVRTNNPQAVVVAAIDSYLALVEHDPEVYRFVTRPPQVDVPRDADPVIGLSATIAHRLTELLAVDLRETGRDETFAPILAHGLVGLVRESADRWMTDPDRAPRSVIVAQLAEFAAIGLNGLLHHHEGESQ, encoded by the coding sequence ATGACGGCCACTGAACATTCGACGGATATCACCGTCGAGAGCCATCCTGTTGAGAGCCACCCCGTTGGGAGCCACCGCGTCGATGGCCGTGACGCCCGCTGGCGAGCGCACCGCGAGGAGCGCAGGGCGCAGTTGACCGAGGACGCGATCCGAGCCATTCGGCAACACGGCGCGCAGGTCGGGATGGACGAGATCGCGGCCGTCGCGGGAACCAGCAAAACGGTCATCTACCGCCATCTCGGGGACCGCCTCGGTATGTATCTCGCAGTATGCGCGTCGGTGGACCGGCTGATCCTCGCCAACTTCGGCGCCGCGCTGCAGACATCAGGAGCCACCCACCGGGTGCGGACCAACAACCCACAGGCCGTGGTGGTTGCCGCCATCGACAGCTACCTCGCGCTCGTGGAACACGACCCGGAGGTGTACCGCTTCGTGACCCGCCCACCCCAGGTGGATGTGCCGCGCGACGCCGACCCGGTCATCGGTCTGTCGGCCACCATCGCCCATCGACTCACCGAGTTACTCGCCGTAGACCTGCGCGAGACCGGCCGGGACGAAACCTTCGCGCCGATCCTGGCGCACGGACTGGTCGGACTCGTCCGCGAGTCGGCAGACCGGTGGATGACCGACCCCGATCGGGCACCACGAAGCGTGATCGTCGCGCAACTGGCCGAATTCGCAGCGATCGGGCTGAACGGACTACTGCACCACCACGAGGGAGAGTCGCAATGA
- the rpmG gene encoding 50S ribosomal protein L33 encodes MSKHHPRAGSPVASKSGDIRPKITLACTDCKERNYITKKNKRNNPDRLEMAKFCPRCSKHTSHRETR; translated from the coding sequence ATGTCCAAGCACCACCCGAGAGCAGGTAGCCCAGTGGCTAGCAAGAGCGGCGACATTCGCCCGAAGATCACGTTGGCATGCACCGACTGCAAAGAGCGCAACTACATCACGAAGAAGAACAAGCGCAACAACCCTGACCGGTTGGAAATGGCGAAGTTCTGCCCGCGTTGCAGCAAGCACACATCGCACCGCGAGACCCGCTGA
- a CDS encoding MaoC/PaaZ C-terminal domain-containing protein — MSRAPSLGPLFVKAVLRAPLRKGGQLPDLLVRQRDAVADREQLAEYAHVCGFDLGDVLPAAFIHLLVFPLQTRIMADAAFPFPLVGSVHLSNSITSHRPVYADDIMQIEVRAANLRPHFRGAQADLLAEVRIRGELVWQERSIYLFRGADAPGAVPQKPAEPAPPIGPGAIWRVPTDIGRRYAAVSGDVNPIHLHPLGAKALGFPTTIAHGMWSVSKVLGALANRVPTAFIYDVEFKKPILLPATIRFVAEEHDSVWDLALINAREGGVHLVGSIRPAVPAAIS, encoded by the coding sequence GTGTCGAGAGCGCCGTCGCTCGGGCCGCTCTTCGTCAAAGCGGTCCTGCGCGCGCCGTTGCGCAAGGGCGGGCAGCTGCCCGATCTGCTCGTACGTCAACGCGACGCGGTCGCGGATCGGGAGCAACTCGCGGAGTATGCCCACGTATGTGGTTTCGATCTGGGAGACGTACTTCCCGCGGCGTTCATCCACCTGCTGGTCTTCCCGCTGCAGACCCGAATCATGGCGGATGCGGCATTTCCCTTCCCGCTGGTGGGCAGCGTGCACCTGAGTAACTCCATCACGTCTCACCGACCGGTATACGCCGATGACATCATGCAGATCGAGGTGCGGGCCGCGAATCTGCGTCCGCACTTCCGTGGCGCGCAGGCCGACCTCCTGGCCGAGGTGCGCATCCGCGGCGAGCTCGTCTGGCAGGAGCGCAGCATCTACCTCTTCCGCGGCGCCGACGCGCCCGGTGCGGTGCCCCAGAAGCCGGCCGAGCCCGCACCGCCGATCGGGCCGGGTGCGATCTGGCGGGTGCCCACAGACATCGGACGGCGGTACGCCGCGGTGTCCGGCGACGTGAATCCGATCCATCTGCATCCGCTTGGTGCGAAGGCGCTCGGATTCCCGACAACCATCGCGCACGGCATGTGGAGCGTTTCCAAGGTGTTGGGCGCGTTGGCGAACAGGGTTCCGACGGCTTTCATCTACGACGTTGAGTTCAAGAAGCCGATCCTGCTGCCTGCAACGATCAGATTCGTTGCGGAAGAGCACGACTCGGTGTGGGATCTGGCCCTGATCAACGCCAGGGAGGGTGGCGTGCATCTGGTCGGATCGATCCGGCCCGCGGTTCCTGCCGCGATTTCATGA